One segment of Panicum virgatum strain AP13 chromosome 1K, P.virgatum_v5, whole genome shotgun sequence DNA contains the following:
- the LOC120653418 gene encoding spidroin-2-like, whose product MSPCGGVAGRGSGAQAEAGRCSKGALPPFLPLQEGARHGGAQARPARLREGCRCRALQRAASSLPSPTSGTGHSGNQAWPARLREGRSWAGPAGHGTAAGRNARAVADRGGGRGCRRARSGAMGGGSGACTAGGAMQAAGATADERGRNGHRHRSNGTADPGAAGSGIEARRGWAIFAKQGPRCCGRGAAAAGAS is encoded by the coding sequence ATGTCGCCGTGCGGCGGGGTGGCCGGACGCGGCAGTGGTGCACAGGCCGAGGCCGGGCGCTGCAGCAAGGGcgctctccctcccttccttcccctaCAAGAGGGGGCCAGGCACGGCGGCGCCCAAGCGCGGCCGGCACGGCTCCGCGAGGGCTGCAGATGTCGGGCGCTGCAGCGGGCCGcatcctccctcccttcccctaCAAGCGGGACCGGGCACAGCGGCAACCAAGCGTGGCCGGCGCGGCTCCGCGAGGGCCGCAGCTGGGCAGGGCCGGCGGGGCATGGCACGGCGGCCGGACGCAACGCCAGGGCCGTGGCCGACcgtggcggcgggcgcggctgcaGGAGGGCCCGTAGCGGCGCGATGGGCGGGGGCAGCGGGGCCTGCACAGCCGGTGGCGCGATGCAGGCAGCAGGGGCCACGGCCGACGAGCGGGGCCGCAATGGCCATCGGCACCGCTCCAACGGGACCGCGGACCCCGGCGCGGCGGGCAGCGGCATCGAGGCTCGGCGAGGGTGGGCGATCTTCGCGAAGCAGGGGCCGCGTTGCTGCGGGCGAGGGGCAGCGGCTGCCGGTGCCAGCTGA